The Streptomyces sp. 135 sequence GAGAGCCGCGCCCCCTCGGACGACGACACGCTCACGCTGCTGTTCCTGTGCTGCCACCCGGCGCTGCCCCCGGCCGGTCAGGTCGCCCTCACGCTGCGCGCCGTCGGCGGCCTGACCACGGCCGAGATCGCCCGCGCACACCTGGTGCCGGAGGCGACCATGGCCCAGCGGATCAGCCGGGCGAAGGCGAAGGTCAAAGGTGCGCTGTTCCGGCAGCCGGGGCCCGAGGACCGTGACGCGCGGCTCGCGGTGGTCCTCCAGGTGCTGTACCTGATCTTCAACGAGGGCTATACGGCGACGTCAGGGGACGCCCTGCACCGCGCGGACCTGGCGCGGGAGGCGATCCGGCTGACGCGTTCCGTGCGCCGGCTGCTGCCCCGAGACGGCGCGGTGACGGGCCTGTTGGCGCTGATGCTGCTCACCGAGGCGCGCAGCGCGGCCAGGACGGGGCCGCACGGCGAGCTGATCCCGCTCGACGAGCAGGACCGCGCCCTGTGGGACCGCCGTGCGATCGCCGAAGGCACCGCGCTCGTCGAGGAGGCGCTCGGCCAGGGCCCGGCGGGCGCCTACCAGTTGCAGGCGGCGATCGCGGCGCTGCACGACGAGGCGGAGAGCGCCGACGCCACCGACTGGCCGCAGATCCTCGCCCTCTACGACGTCCTCGTACGCCGCGCTCCGGAGCCCATGGCCGAACTGGGGCGGGTCGTGGCGTACGCGATGGTGCACGGCCCGCAGGCCGCGCTGGAGGAACTCGCCGCGCTGGAGGGCAGGTTGCGGGGGCACTACCGCCTCGACGCCGTACGGGCGCACCTGCTGGAGAAGGCGGGCGACCTCGAAGGAGCCCTCGACGCCTACCGGTTGGCGGCCAAGGGCACGTTGAGCCGCCCTGAGGCCCGCTACCTTCAGATGCGCGCCGCCAGGCTGCTGCCCTGATCCTGCGGCGGGCCGAGCGGCGCGCAGCGCAGGACCGAAAGACCCGGGACGCGAACTGGGTGCCCCGAGCAGTCACTTGCCGGGCCATCACCGCCTCCAGGCCATATGGGCGCATCCACTGGAGCGGGCAAACGACACCACAAAGGCACTCACCGCCTACCGGCACGCCACCAAAGACACCCTCAGCCACCCAGAAGCCCACCACCTTCAGACGCGCGCCGCCAGGCTGCTGCCCTGATCCTGCGGCGGGCCGAGCGGCGCGCAGTGTTCGGCCACCGTGTCGGCGAAGGCGCGGGCCAGCGGGCTGAGCGCGTCCCAGCGGCGCACCGCCCAGCCGACCGACAGCGGCGGCAGCCGCGGGATCGGGACCATGCGGAGCCCGGCGGGAGCGTCGCCGCGCCCGGCCGGCAGCGCGGGGACGACGGCCTGGCCGAGGCCCAGCTCCGTGAGGAGGACGGCCGTGTCCCAGTCGGCGACGCTCGTTCCGGCGGGCAGCGTCACGCCCAGCTCTCCGAGATGGGCGTCGAGGTGGGCGCGGGAGGTCGAGTTCGCCGGTGGCGTGATGATCTGCCCGGCGGCGAGTTCGGCGGGCTCGACGCACGGCCGGTCGGCGAGCGGGTCGTCGGCGCGGACCGCGAGGACCCACGGCAGGGCCAGGACGGTCCGCTGCTCGATGCCGCGCACGGGCTCGCCGAGGGTGATCCAGGCGAGGTCGAGGTCGTTGGCGGCGAGGGCGTCGAAGCAGCCGCTGCTGGAGGCCACGGTCTGGAACTCCAGGCTGACGCGCGGATAGCGCTGCCGGAAGCCGACGACGGCCTCGGCCATGAAGTGCCGCACGGTGGTGGCACCGGTGGTGATCCGCACCGCGCCGGCGTCCCCGCGCGCCTGCTCCCGCAGGCGCCGCACCGCGAGGTCGATGCCGCCGATGCCGTCGGCCGCGGCGGCGTGCAGGATGCGTCCGGCCGAGGTGGGCACGACGCCGCGCGCGTGCCGTTCCAGGAGGCTCACGCCGAGCTCCCTTTCCAGCCGTTTGACGTGCTGGCTCACGGCCGACTGCGTACAGGTGAGGTCGCGGGCCACCGCGCTGAGGCTGCCCGCGCGGCACACGGCCACGAAGACACGGAGATCGTCCAGGGTCACGAGGGGTGAAGGTATCGCTTGGGGAGATACAAGGAAACCCGAGGATTGACTTGGGTTTTCCCTGTGCCTCAAGATCGTTGTCGGCCCCGGGCGGCGACCCGGTGACGGGCGCCGACCCGGGGTGCGACCGCACCCCGAGGGCGGGCCACGACCGTGTGGGAAAGGTGACGTGTGGAAGCGCTCGAAATGGTGGCCGTCGGGGTCGCCGGTGTCGCGGCCGGCGGGCTCAACGCGGTGGTGGGGTCCGGCACCCTCATCACCTTCCCCACCCTGCTGGCCTTCGGCTTCCCGCCGGTGCTCGCCAACGTGTCGAACAACCTCGGCCTGGTGCCGGGCACCCTGAGCGCCGCGTACGGCTACCGCAGGGAGATGAAGGGCCAGGCCAAGCGCCTGGTGCGGTTCGGCACGGCCTCGCTCATCGGGGGCCTCACGGGCGCGCTGCTCCTCCTGAAGCTGCCTGCCGACGCCTTCCAGGCGGTGGTGCCCGTACTGATCCTGAGCGCGTGCACCCTGGTGCTGCTCCAGCCCTGGCTCAACCGGCGGCTCAAGGAGCGCGGGGCCCGGGGGAAGCGGGACGGCGGTGTGCCGATGTGGTGCGGCGTCCTCGCCACCGGTGTGTACGGCGGCTACTTCGGGGCGGCCCAAGGCGTGCTGCTCATGGGCCTGTTCGGCGCCTTCCTCCTCGACGACCTGCAACGGCTGAACGCCGTGAAGAACGTCCTCGCCTCGATCGTGAACGGAATCGCGGCCGTCGTCTTCATCGCGGTCGCCGACATCGACTGGGTGGCGGCCGGGCTGATCGCCGCCGGTTCCACGGTGGGCGGACTCGTGGGCGCGCGCTACGGGCGCCGCCTTCCGCCGGTGGCGATGCGGGGCTTCATCGTCGTCGTGGGCGTCACGGCGTCGGCGGTCATGATCGCGAAGGCGTGAGCCCCCCACGCAACACGGCTCATACGAGCAGGTCCGTGGCACGGGCACACCTCACGGTGGTTTATTATTGAACATGATGTGGCCCCGACCGCGATTCCCCCGTCCGGTCGGGGTCACTTCTCGTTCACGTCGCCGCCTTCCGCGGTTTTCACGCGTTCGTGGGCGAATATGCCGAGCGCACCGCGTCACATCCGCCCGGACGGCATCATGCGTCCATGGACGGTGCCCAGCCTGTGCAGGTCTTGTTCACGCCCGAGGAGTACGCCTCGGTCCTGCTCCACGCGGACCGGCTCGGGATGCCGGTGGCGGAGTTCATACGCCGCACGGTGACCGTCCGCGCCGAGGAGCGCCTCGACCCGTGCCGGATCCCCGAGGCCCGGCGCGGGGCGAGCGTGCCACCGGTCCAGCGGAGCCTCGGGACGGACGGGAAGCCCGCGCTCCGTCGCTTCCTCGACACGCTCGCCACCTCGGGTGAGCCCAAGGAGTGAGCGGGGCCGGGGAAGACCGTGCGGCCATGTCAGGAGAGCGCGATGTCCGGCTGATAGAGGTCCAGCCAGAGCGCGAGGTCCAGGGTGCGCTCCAGGCCGCGCCGTGACGCCTGGGTGATCTGCGGCGCCTCCCGCTCGGCGGCCCGCGCCGCGCACTCCCTGTCCACCAGTTCGAAGACCGGGTGACCGGGCCGCGCGAGCAGGTCCTTGACGTGCCCCTGGAGGGCGCGGGCGTACTGGGGGTCCTGTGTGGAGGGGTAAGGGCTCTTCACCCGGTCGTACACCGACCGGGGCAGCAGATCGGCGGTCGCCTCCCGCAGCAGGCTCTTCTCCCTGCCGTCGAAGGACTTCAGCGCCCAGGGCGCGTTGTAGACGTACTCGACCAGCCGGTGGTCGCAGAACGGCACGCGCACTTCAAGGCCGACGGCCATGCTGGCGCGGTCCTTGCGGTCGAGCAGGACGCGCACGAAGCGGGTCAGGTGCAGATGGCAGATCTTGCGCATCCGGTACTCGAAGTCGCTCTCGCCGTCCAGGCGCCGGATGCCGTCGACGGCTGTCGCGTAACTCTCCTTGATGTACGCGGGCAGGTCCAGCGCGGCGGTCAGATCAGGGCGCAGGACACCGGAGTCGTCCCCGAAGTGATCGGCGAACCGCACCAGCCAGGGGAACGTGTCGGCCGTACGCGCCTGTTCGTCGAAGAACTGGAGGTAACCGCCGAAGACCTCGTCGGCGGACTCTCCGGAGAGCGCGACCGTGGAGTGCTCGCGGATGGCCCGGAAGAGGAGGTAGAGCGAGGCGTCCATGTCGCCGAAGCCCATGGGGATGTCCCGCGCGCGGATCATCTTGGCGCGTACGTCGGGGTCGGCGAGGGCGTGCGAGTCCAGGACGATGTCGCGGTGCTCGGTGCCCGCCGCCTCCGCGACGTCGTGCACGAACGGCGTGTCGGGCGTGCCCCGCAGCGCGTCGGCGACGAAGTTGTCGGCCTGGCCGACGAAGTCGACGGCGAAGCTGCGCACCGTCTCGCCCGCCTCGGCCAGCTGTCGCGCGGCGAGGGCCGTCATCGCGGAGGAGTCGAGGCCGCCGGAGAGAAGCGTGCAGCGCGGCACGTCGGAGACGAGCTGGCGGCGCACGATGTCTTCGAGGAGTTCGCGCACCTTCGCGATGGTCGCGTCACGGTCGTCGGTGTGCGGCCTCGTCTCCAGCGACCAGTAGACGTGCCGGCGCAGCCCCGAGCGGTCCACGGTCACCACGGTGCCGGGCTCGACCTCGCGCATGCCCTCCCACACCGCGTGGCCGGGCGTCTTGACCACGGAGAACAGCTCCCGCAGTCCGTCGATGCCGACGCGGGGGCGGGCCAGCGGGTTGGCGAGGATCGCCTTGGGCTCGGAGCCGAAGAGGACGCCGTCCGGGGTCTGGTAGTAGTAGAACGGCTTGATGCCCATGCGGTCGCGGACCATGACGAGCTTGTCGTGCCGGGCGTCCCAGAGCGCGAAGGCATACATGCCGTTGAGCCGTTCGGCGAGGGACTCGCCCCACTCCAGGTAGCCGCGCAGGACGACCTCGGTGTCGGACTCGGTGGTGAACCGGTGGCCGCGGCCCGCGAGTTCGCGCCTGAGTTCGGTGAAGTTGTAGGTCTCCCCCGAGTAGACCAGGGCGACGGTTCCGGTCGGGGTCTCGACCGTCATGGGCTGGCGCCCACCGGGCAGATCGATGATCGCGAGTCGGCGGTGACCGAGCCCGGCGGGGCCGCCGGTCCACGTGCCGCGGTCGTCCGGACCGCGGCAGGACATCGTCTCCGTCATGGCGTCCAGGGTGGTGGACGCGGCCGTCAGGTCACGGTCGAAGGAGACCCAGCCGGTGATGCCACACATACGCTTCCTCCCGCTCGGCGAACTAGGTGTATCTAGCACCTATACCGTCGATCGTGCGCCTCCGATTGCGTACGGTCAACATTCCGGAAACCGGGCGAGGGCCACCACCCCCACACTTTCGGCCGCACTTTGCCAAGGCCAGGGAGCATGCCACGCGGAGAGGCGGCTTCCGCCCCACGAAGCCGGGGCCGCCCAAGATCACAGACGGAAACATTCCGGCCACCGGCAAAGACTTGTCAAGGGTCGACGGCGCCCGGCGCCTAGCCGGCCGTCAGCAGCCGCTCCGCGTCGTCCCGGGCCTGCTCGACCGCGCCGGGGAAGACGTGCAGACCGTGCGCGACGAGGCCGCCCTCATGCAGCAGCATCAGGGTCCGCGCCAGGCGGTCGGCGTTCTCGGGGGCGATCTCCCGGGCCAGGCCGGTGAAGAGTGCCAGCATCCACGCCTTCTGGCCGGTGATGATCGGGTACGCGGCGTGCGAGGCGTCGCTGATCTCGGCGTGCGCGTTGACCATGCTGCACCCCTTGCCCGAGTGGTCCGCCGCCCAGTCGCGGGAGGCGTCGAAGACGGCCAGGATCCGGGCGCGCGGCGTGGGGGCCGCCGCCAGATACCCGGCGAGGAACGACCTCCAGCGCTCGTCCCGGTCGGCGAGGTACTCCACGACGATCTGCTCCTTGGAACCGAACCGGTCATAGAGGGTCTTCTTCGTCACCCCTGCCTCGGCCGCGATCAGGTCCACGCCGACGGCGTGGATGCCGCGCTCGTAGAAGAGCCGCCCCGCGGCGTCGAGGGCGCGGCGCGCCGCCGGCGTCATGGTGACGCGCCGCGGCGCGGCGACCGCATCCTGCACCCCGTACGCCTTCTCGGTCCCGGGCGCCTTCTCGCTCCCGTACACCTTCTGGCTCTCGTACGCCTTCTCAGTCATGAAGCCATAGTAGACCGGTCTGTATACTCGGCCAGGTAAGTAAACAGATCGGTCTACTCTCTCGCGCCGACCCTCTCCCCCGAACCCGGGGCGGGCATCGCGCCGCGGGAAAGGAGAACCATGAACGTCCTGCTCTCCATCGCCTTCGTGCTGACCTGGAGCTCCGGGTTCATCGGGGCCAAGCTCGGCGCGGGCAGCGCCTCCGCGGTGACGGTGCTCATGTGGCGGTTCCTTCCGCTGGCCCTGGTCCTCGGGACCGTCGCGCTGACGCTGACCCGCGCGTCCTGGCGCGGCCTGACGGCACGGGACGTCGGGCGGCAGGTGCTCGTGGGCGCGCTGTCGCAGAGCGGCTATCTCCTCACCGTGTACTACGCCATCCAGCTCGGCGTCTCCAGCGGCACCACCGCGTTGATCGACGGAACCCAGCCCCTGGTGGCGGGAGCGCTCGCCGGTCCACTGCTCGGACAGTTCGTCTCCCGCACGCAGTGGATCGGCCTCGGGCTCGGCGTCGGCGGCGTCGTCATCGTGACGGCGGCCGACTTCGCGGGCAGCGGCGACACCGCGTGGTGGGCCTACCTCGTGCCGTTCCTCGGCATGCTGTCGCTGGTGGCGGCGACGTTCCTGGACCGGCGCACGACGCGCCCGGTCGGCCCGGCGGTGTCGATGACCGTCCACTGCCTCACAAGTGCCTTCGTCTTCACGGCACTCGCCGTCACGGCGCGGGCCGCGACCCCGCCGACCGAGATGTCCTTCTGGGTCGCCATCGGCTGGCTCGTGACGCTCTCCACGTTCGGCGGGTACGGCCTGTACTGGCTGATCCTGCGGCGCTCCGGGGTCACCCAGGTCAATACGCTGATGTTCCTCATGGCTCCGGTGACGGCCCTGTGGGGCGCCCTGATGTTCGGTGAACCCTTCGGCGCGCAGACGGTGCTCGGCCTGGCGGTGGGGCTCGCCGCGGTGGTCGTCGTACGGCGCGGCGAGCGCCCTCGGGCGGCCGGCGTGCCGACGGGGCGGGTCACTTGCGACGGCCGAGTTGACGGCCGAGGCCGTCGGGCACGCACCGATGAAGTGCATGGAAATTCTCCATAGCGGGTGAATGGGTATTCACCCGCAGGAAATTGGCATGTGCCGGGGTACCTTGCCGTCATCCGGTCCGTGAATGCGCGCCGTCGGCAACAGGCCATTGATGAGGGGGTTCCTGCCGCGAGAAGCCCCTTTCGGACCGCTTCGGTCATACTGCCGCCCATGAACCGTCTCCGCATCGGCCTCGTGGGCACGGGCCCCTGGGCCACCGCCACGCATGCCCCTGCCCTCGCCCGGCACCCGGACATCGATCTCAGCGGTGTGTGGGGCCGCCGTCCGGAGGCCGCGGCCACACTCGCCTCCGCCCACGGGACGACGGCGTACGCGGACGTCGACGAACTGTTCGCGGCCAGTGACGCCGTGGCCTTCGCGGTCCCGCCCGACGTGCAGGCGCCGCTGGCCGTGCGCGCCGCGGCGGCGGGCTGCCACCTGCTCCTCGACAAGCCGGTGGCCACGACGCCGGACGCCGCACGCGACCTGGTCCGGGCGGTCGAGCGCGCCGAAGTGGCGTCCGTGGTCTTCTTCACGCTGCGCTTCGCCACCCTCAGCTCGGCCTGGGTGGCCGAACAGGCCACCGTCGGCGGCTGGTTCACCGGCCGCGCCGACTGGTACGGCTCCTTCTACACCCCGGACGGAACCGCCCCGTTCTCCTCCCCGTGGCGCGCGAGCCGCGGTGGCCTGTGGGACGTGGGACCGCACGCCCTGTCGATGCTGCTGCCGATCCTCGGCGACGTGAGCGACGTGACGGCCGCTCCGGGGCCCGGCGACACGGCCCACCTGATCCTGCGTCACACGAGCGGCGCCTCCAGCACGGCGGCGTTGAGCCTGACGGCGCCGGCCAAGGGCTCGGGCCTGGCCGTTGAGCTGCGCGGCGAGAACGGCATCGCCGTACTGCCGCCGTGGGAGGGCGCCGACGAGGCCTTCGACACCGCGATCGACGAACTCGTCACGGCCGTGCGCACCGGCACGGCCCACCCTTGCGACGTCCGGTTCGGGCTGCGGGTCACGGAGATCCTGGCGCGGGCCGAGGAACGGATAAGGGCCGCGTGACGTGGCCGGGGACAACCACGGGCGGTCGGTACCGTGGCCGCTACGTAATGGCGAGTGACGGCACCGACCGCAGCCGGTGGACCCATGAAACCGGACCTGGAAGAAGGTCCACGCGGTCCGGCGTTGCCCTGTTTCCGACCACACGGATCAGAATACGAACAACCGTCCCACGCGCTTCCCACGTCGGCCCGATGGGCCTAGGGGGTACCCAATGCCGGGGAATTTCAGCCATTCTCAAGCTCCCCGGACAAGATGCCCCACAGTTGTGCCCGCGCACCCGCCGACGATCAAACTCGCAGGTCGGCGAGGTCGCGCACACCATGATGCCGCAGCGGCTGATCGTTTTCTTCGGGCAATGTTTACT is a genomic window containing:
- a CDS encoding sigma-70 family RNA polymerase sigma factor; translated protein: MRRTTGGTGVEDLLRRHAPQVLGALVRRYGHFDAAEDAVQEALLAAARQWPEQGVPDNPRGWLIRVASRRLMDQLRADEARRRREEDAALLTPRDAFTAPPPGESRAPSDDDTLTLLFLCCHPALPPAGQVALTLRAVGGLTTAEIARAHLVPEATMAQRISRAKAKVKGALFRQPGPEDRDARLAVVLQVLYLIFNEGYTATSGDALHRADLAREAIRLTRSVRRLLPRDGAVTGLLALMLLTEARSAARTGPHGELIPLDEQDRALWDRRAIAEGTALVEEALGQGPAGAYQLQAAIAALHDEAESADATDWPQILALYDVLVRRAPEPMAELGRVVAYAMVHGPQAALEELAALEGRLRGHYRLDAVRAHLLEKAGDLEGALDAYRLAAKGTLSRPEARYLQMRAARLLP
- a CDS encoding LysR family transcriptional regulator: MTLDDLRVFVAVCRAGSLSAVARDLTCTQSAVSQHVKRLERELGVSLLERHARGVVPTSAGRILHAAAADGIGGIDLAVRRLREQARGDAGAVRITTGATTVRHFMAEAVVGFRQRYPRVSLEFQTVASSSGCFDALAANDLDLAWITLGEPVRGIEQRTVLALPWVLAVRADDPLADRPCVEPAELAAGQIITPPANSTSRAHLDAHLGELGVTLPAGTSVADWDTAVLLTELGLGQAVVPALPAGRGDAPAGLRMVPIPRLPPLSVGWAVRRWDALSPLARAFADTVAEHCAPLGPPQDQGSSLAARV
- a CDS encoding sulfite exporter TauE/SafE family protein, yielding MEALEMVAVGVAGVAAGGLNAVVGSGTLITFPTLLAFGFPPVLANVSNNLGLVPGTLSAAYGYRREMKGQAKRLVRFGTASLIGGLTGALLLLKLPADAFQAVVPVLILSACTLVLLQPWLNRRLKERGARGKRDGGVPMWCGVLATGVYGGYFGAAQGVLLMGLFGAFLLDDLQRLNAVKNVLASIVNGIAAVVFIAVADIDWVAAGLIAAGSTVGGLVGARYGRRLPPVAMRGFIVVVGVTASAVMIAKA
- the asnB gene encoding asparagine synthase (glutamine-hydrolyzing) yields the protein MCGITGWVSFDRDLTAASTTLDAMTETMSCRGPDDRGTWTGGPAGLGHRRLAIIDLPGGRQPMTVETPTGTVALVYSGETYNFTELRRELAGRGHRFTTESDTEVVLRGYLEWGESLAERLNGMYAFALWDARHDKLVMVRDRMGIKPFYYYQTPDGVLFGSEPKAILANPLARPRVGIDGLRELFSVVKTPGHAVWEGMREVEPGTVVTVDRSGLRRHVYWSLETRPHTDDRDATIAKVRELLEDIVRRQLVSDVPRCTLLSGGLDSSAMTALAARQLAEAGETVRSFAVDFVGQADNFVADALRGTPDTPFVHDVAEAAGTEHRDIVLDSHALADPDVRAKMIRARDIPMGFGDMDASLYLLFRAIREHSTVALSGESADEVFGGYLQFFDEQARTADTFPWLVRFADHFGDDSGVLRPDLTAALDLPAYIKESYATAVDGIRRLDGESDFEYRMRKICHLHLTRFVRVLLDRKDRASMAVGLEVRVPFCDHRLVEYVYNAPWALKSFDGREKSLLREATADLLPRSVYDRVKSPYPSTQDPQYARALQGHVKDLLARPGHPVFELVDRECAARAAEREAPQITQASRRGLERTLDLALWLDLYQPDIALS
- a CDS encoding TetR/AcrR family transcriptional regulator; the encoded protein is MTPAARRALDAAGRLFYERGIHAVGVDLIAAEAGVTKKTLYDRFGSKEQIVVEYLADRDERWRSFLAGYLAAAPTPRARILAVFDASRDWAADHSGKGCSMVNAHAEISDASHAAYPIITGQKAWMLALFTGLAREIAPENADRLARTLMLLHEGGLVAHGLHVFPGAVEQARDDAERLLTAG
- a CDS encoding DMT family transporter, with the protein product MNVLLSIAFVLTWSSGFIGAKLGAGSASAVTVLMWRFLPLALVLGTVALTLTRASWRGLTARDVGRQVLVGALSQSGYLLTVYYAIQLGVSSGTTALIDGTQPLVAGALAGPLLGQFVSRTQWIGLGLGVGGVVIVTAADFAGSGDTAWWAYLVPFLGMLSLVAATFLDRRTTRPVGPAVSMTVHCLTSAFVFTALAVTARAATPPTEMSFWVAIGWLVTLSTFGGYGLYWLILRRSGVTQVNTLMFLMAPVTALWGALMFGEPFGAQTVLGLAVGLAAVVVVRRGERPRAAGVPTGRVTCDGRVDGRGRRARTDEVHGNSP
- a CDS encoding Gfo/Idh/MocA family oxidoreductase, whose amino-acid sequence is MNRLRIGLVGTGPWATATHAPALARHPDIDLSGVWGRRPEAAATLASAHGTTAYADVDELFAASDAVAFAVPPDVQAPLAVRAAAAGCHLLLDKPVATTPDAARDLVRAVERAEVASVVFFTLRFATLSSAWVAEQATVGGWFTGRADWYGSFYTPDGTAPFSSPWRASRGGLWDVGPHALSMLLPILGDVSDVTAAPGPGDTAHLILRHTSGASSTAALSLTAPAKGSGLAVELRGENGIAVLPPWEGADEAFDTAIDELVTAVRTGTAHPCDVRFGLRVTEILARAEERIRAA